A region of the Ochotona princeps isolate mOchPri1 chromosome 9, mOchPri1.hap1, whole genome shotgun sequence genome:
CTATTCCACACCAACTCTTGTTCATTCTGTCTATGGGAGGTTTCTTACTTTTAATCAAGTCTCCACGAGTAACGCAACAATTCGCTCCCAGTCTGTGGTCCTATTAAACACCACCCATCACATACACATCCGTCCTTGAATCTGTGTACCGGTGTTAGGTTGGGCAGAGCAGAAATGACTCCAGCCCCCTAAACCAAGCAGACACTCCCAGCCAGGAAAGTGCGGAATGGAAAATCACCTTAACCTTGTCTCTGCGCAGATCAACGCCCGCGGCGCTGAGCACCCCGGGCTACACGTCACAAGTGAGCACAAACCCACCTCCCATGCCAGAATTGCAGACCTTGGCTGGCCATTTCCTCACATGGTCACCATGCCACGTTTCCCACCCCGGGCTGCCTCCCAGCAGCGAGCAGTCCatcagattctctttctctcaatcgcTTTCATATCGCTTTCACCTGGGTGTGTCCACCAGTACAATAAATGACTAAACGTGAAAGGCAGGGGCAAGGAGTCGCTTAAAGCGGTGTGCCAATGCAGTGCTGTCCTCCAACGTGGCGGCGCCAATTCTCCTCCTTCCTGCGCTACACAGTGACCTGTCCTATCCTGTCAGGTATCCACCTGAGAGGTGGAAATGCACTTGTTTACATTCTTTAGACCCTAAGCTTCCTGGCCCTGCAGGCTGGAGTCCCAAAGGGGAGAGTGATCCCTGTGTGGTACCCAGGGCTCGCCCCAGCGTCAGGTGCTCGCGCTCCCTCGAGTGGCCGCTGGAGGGCACCGGCGGCCGTCGCAACGCGCCTGGAGCGCTCGGAGTGTTCCCGGGCTTCTCCAACTCTAGGCTGTGCACAGCCTGCACTGAGTGGGCAGGGCCCTTCCAAACCCACTCACGCCGGAGCTCACTCCAGTGTGGCCGTCACCGGCCGAGGGTCGCTGTTGGACACGGGTGTACGCGCTTTCTACCTTGGTACTGGCCAGGGGATCCTTGTTCACGAAAGCCTGGACAAACTCCTCGGGCCCAATGGGACGCAGCCGTTCCTGCGTGGGGAGGGCGAGGGgcggaggtggggagagagagagaagattctgGAATTGCCCTGGAGGATTGCCTTGTGCCCACCCTTGCCCTTGGCTTTGCTGACTGTTCTGCACTGACCCTGATCCAGGTATTCTGTACTGACTGCTTGCCCAGGAAATCTAGCTACCATCAGCTAAGTATatgagctgctgcctccctcccggGGACCCACCACATTCTCCACCAAAGCAGGAGGGACTTGGGGGATTTTTCTGGAAACCTGGAGAGGGTGGAGTGTACCTCCAGCCCTCATTTTTTGTCCAGGAGCTGCTCCTATGGGAGATGCCTGCCACCTAGGACCCAGGCCTGGGGTTCTGCGGTGGAgcaggctgggggaggcaggctgcctgctccctgctgctccctgctctgGATCTGTGCCTGCTTACCAGCTCCACGTGAGTTAGCTGCTGGGCCAGCGTGTAGGGGTCGCTGCAGACCCCAAGGAGCTCCCTGTGGATGGAGGCCTGCGGTTTGGTCCTGTAGGAAATGGGCTTGTCAATGCCCAGCAGGCCTTCGGTCCCCCGGCCCAGGGCCGCCAGCTTCTGGTGCAAGTCCTGCAGCAGCTGGTGCATCCTCTTTCCACATGcctggtggatgggagagggcagagagaggggcACTCAGGCTCGACGCTTGCGTGTGAGTTGCCGACATGGGCCAGAGCGGCGTCTTGGGCTCTAGAGGCATGCGCTGTTCCTGGGTACCTCTATAGGAAAGGTCAGGTCCCTGCAGGTGCTGGAAGGGAGGCCGAGGTCAGATTGTAGGACTGAACATGTGAGCCCTAGAAAGTACATaacagggcaggtgctggggacCAGTCACAGCGGGAAGGGGCCTTGGTCTCCTATCTTCCAGGCCTGAGACAGAGAAGCCTCCGCCACCCAGCCTCACTGCGCCATCCTCTGCCCCACCATAGCACTCATCCAGATCACCCTATAGGATCACTCACCCCCTGCCCCACCTGTTCATTCAGGAATGGTAGTTCCAAGgggttgggagttctgtgctatGGCACCCAGCGGACCAGATCCCAGTCCTGCACAGAGCACGTAAACACTGAACTGAGTGAGGTCCCGCATCATTCAGTTCGGACGGACACACTCCTGCCTGAGGCCACGTGCCGGGCTGGGTGTAGGGTGAGAGTCCACAGCCTCCCCACCTGCGGCACCCGGCAGTCCATCTCCACGTTGAAAGCAGTGACTCCCACGTCAGACACTGATTCCAAGGAAAGGGGCACCAGCCTGGCTTGGACCCACAGAACAGTCCCCTCAGACCCAGGGGTGGCTTCAGCCCCTGGTACCAGGGAGCCCCATTCTGCCCTGCCTGTTCTCTGGCCTCCCAGGGAATCAGTTTAGGCCTCAGACACACAGCTCTGAAAACCCCCACGTCTacctcaaggccttgggcatgATCCTTTGTTGCCATTGGACTCCACCCCAGGGGAAATCTTTTCAATGTCTGTGATTTGCTTACAAATCATCTGTGGTTGGGGGAAGCACATGAGGCGATGGGAGAGCAAGTTTGGCCAAATTTTGATGGGGGCAGGGCTCACTGTTGGTCCACACCCATTCGGGAGCACGTCCCCAGCCTGACCCCTTCAGCACAACGGTCCCTTCCACCAAAGCTGTCCCCTCTGCAGGGCCTCACCTGTTTCTCGCACAGGCCCGAGGTACAGAGCCCTGAGTGTCCCTTCACCTGGGAAGGAGGTGGACTGCTCTGCTGGGACATTCAGGTGATCCCCCCAGGGACCTCTGATGCACACATTTCACCTGCAGCTTCTGAAGCTACTGGAAGTTCCCAGCAGGAGGCCCTGTGGAGTTGGAGCGAATCCCAGGAGGCTACAAGGGTCTTAGCAGATCCTGCCCCCACCTGCGGTCTTGCCTCGCTTCCGGTTCACCCAGTGCTGCCCTTTTCCTACCTCTGATTAGCATCCCTTACCAAGAGTTGTCCTGACCCTGGACATGGCTGACCCTGGCTGACCCTGGCTGACCCTGGCTGACCCTGGCTGACCCTGGACATGGGGCTGGCGCATAACACTCaagacccaggccctgccaggccaggcaggcctACTGGATCACAGACCAGAGGCCTCCTGTTGGTGACTCTCTGGCCATTTGGTCCCACTGGGAGAACAGTGAGGGGCAGGCCGGAAGAGGGGTTGGCTTTGGAGGAGCTGCAGTGTGGGAGTGTGGAGGGTATGAAGGCTCTGGCCACCTCATCGCAGGGGGCGATGCGTCCCACCACGTCTTCCAGGTGTCCAATGGCTGCCTCTTCCTGGAAGTCCCTTGGGAAGGTCTCTGTCCACTCAGTCAACAACTGGAGCAGTTTGGGACCAAACTTTCGGACACGGGCCTGCAAGGTAAGCCGAGGATGGGATGTGctgagttatgggtgttccagaacaGTGGGGCACAGTTGGTGGTGGTGAGGTGGGGAAACAGGGCTTTGTGGGTCCTCCACAAGGAGAGGGGGTGCTGACCCACAGGGGAGCTGGCCAAACCAGCTCTGTTTTCTGTGTGCATGGTGCCCTTTCTTTATGGCTGTGGAGAGTCTCAGTTTTCCCTGGGATGGAGGTGGGGGCTCCATCTCCATTTCATAATCAGCTCAACCCAGGGAATGTTTGGGTACTCAGAGTCACATGGCTCTCAGCAGATGCAGTGCCCCGTGGGTGGACCCAGATCTGTGCTGGAAAACCAGAGCATTGCCCCACCAGGCACTGTCATTGGTTCACGGATGGCATGGCCCCAGCTAGGATGATGAGACTGTGACTTGTACTGGGTCAGGAGAAAAAGGGGCTTGTCTTACCACATGGAATACAGGAGGCCAGGAAccttgggcaggctgggccaatCAGCAGACCCCAGGGAAGAGAAGGTGGAGCCCAGTGTGCTGGAGGGGCCTAGGGATCCAGCCCTGGGCTTCCTATGACTTCAAGGAGCGCGTAAGTCATGGGGGAACTGCATAGGGGCTCAAAGGTCCTAGctatccatcctggttctgggcCTCAGACAGGCCAGAAGCTCCTAGAGGCTCCTCGTCAGGAGTGTAGGGACAGAAATCACTTGCTGAAAGGTAGGTGCCCCAAAGGCCTGTCTGGGGAAAGCTGGTACAGTCAGGAGCCCCCCAGCCTGCCTTCCACCCCTCACCTTGTCCAGCACTGGCTGGTCTAGCTGCTGCTGTTCGATGCACAGGTGGCAGACCCGGGCCAGGAGTTCCCGGGGCTCGATGAAGAGACGAGAGCTGAGCAGGAAGGTGAAGATGTAGGCTTTCTGGGGGACACacaaaagagagtgagaaagcaaGTTCATGAAGTAGGTGTGGAGAGTACACATCCCAGCTGGTCCCTCCCCCCCGGGCCTGAGGATGCTTGAGTCTTGCTCCATATCTCCCCCTGGCCTGGTCAGGCAGAGCTTTCAGCTGACGGCTCACCCACCTCGGGGTAGTAGTCGGCTGTGGGCACCAGGTGTTGGATCAGGGTGTCCAGGGAGGCAGAGGATGGAGCTCCGTCCAGGAGGGGCTGGCCGGCCTGGTCGCCATCTGTGGGCTCCGTGGTGGGTGGACTGTGGCTTCCGGGGCTGACCACGGTGGAGGCGCTCAGCGTCCGGGGCATGCCTGCCTGCAAGCAACAGCATGGGCAACTGGGGTGAACCTAATTGGGGCCTCCCAGCTGGCACGGCTGAGTCTCCCATACtggcctcttccttcctcccattGTTTCTGTGCCCACTTGAGTCCAGGATGATTTCCTGGGAGGGCTGCCACAGCCCCCAGCCTCACAGCACAGAATGCATTCCCCTGCCATCCATGGCTCTCTCCTAGGAAGCAGCCACCTTGTTTCCACTCTCAAGTTCCTGTTGAGGGACAGAGCCTGTGCAAGTTGTGACCACGAAGCTGGCCTGGAACATTTGCTcactcctccctgctgctggctgtcaagactgggccagactgaggggctcagctgcagccccagACACCTGTGCGTGCAGAAGCTCCTTGCCCTGGAGCTCCCATGCTGGGGGTTGGGGATGAGGGGGACCTGATGCAGTTGGGGCTGTCCAATACTACGCAAGGCCAGGAATGCCGACACATTTTTGAGGGCAGTGTTGGAGGCCGCAGCTGATAACACTGCACAGCAGACTGGGCAGATTCTGGTCCAAGGTCAAGGGCCCACATCTGGCAATGACCTTCTTGTGGGCAGAGCCCCCAGGCAGAGCAGGGGATCAGAGGATGGGACAGGAAGcatgcacatgcatgcatgcgCGCGTGTGTGTTctggtttctctctccttctaaaGGCACAAGTGCTCAGTCATGGGGCCCCACCACTTGCTGGAGACCCCACCTCTAGGTCCTACCAAATACCTCACAATGGGGTTGAACTCCAACCCAAGTTTTGAAGGGAACAAACTGAGCTGTACCCAAAACACAACAGAGGCGCTAGATCCCACTGCTCCTGAAGCTGCCCCATGGACTTCTCCAGGCCATGTCCAAGTTGGGATTCCATGAGGGGCGGTCAAAACCACTGCCTGCCGTGTGACTCTCCAGGTGCCTTGTGGTTTGGTCCGCTGACCCATCCGGCCACCCCCAACATACAAATGTATGACGTCTAGCAGCACGTACTGATAGCACTAACCAAGCCCTCTCCTCCCAACCCTTTCTAACTTCCACCTCTTGCACACTCAGCCCCCACTCCTGCAGAAATGCCTGCAGAACTGGGTCCCCCGTGTTTTCTTGCAGCATCCCCTCTAAGGCTGCACTTGGTACTGCATGGTATCGGCAGCTATCCTTGTCAGCTTAGCGGGGTGGTGGGACACAGCTGTTGGGGTAAGGTGCAGTGAGAGTCCACAGTGCTGTTCCTGTGTCCTCCAAACCTGCACCTCTCCTAGGGAGAGTCCACAGCACCTGCTCAGAGCCCAGGCACTGTGGCAGGGGCCTGGCCAGGGGGTGTCTGTCCACACATGTGCTGCCGGGGGTTTCTGCTTAAACCCTCTACTGCTCTCATCCACTTGGCAGCATAGCTGCTAGACGAGCACAGGGCCCTCACAGCAACAGGTCGAGCCTAATGTTGAGCCAGCATCTGGGCTGGATCCCCAGGCTCATAATCAGCTCAACCTGGGGAATGTTTCGGAACTCAATCTGCCTGCATAACCATCtggtccctgcctccccactGGCCAGGTCCTGACAAAGGCCCCTTCCTGTCTTTTGCAGCTCCCTGAGCAACTTTGCAGAGACAGAGGGCCATGGATGTCTAGGACTGGCATTGGAGCTTAGAGGGAGCCCCCTGGATTGTGACATGCAGATACTCAGCCACTGGTGTGGGTGGCTCCATGGACAAACCTAGACCTGGCGACAGATACAGTCTATAAAGATTTCACCTGCATCACAGGGCTATTGAAGTGAACAATTTCAGTTGCAGAAACTGAGATTTCACAAGCCATCCCCTCCCATCTGcagtgtgtgtttatgtgagtgtgtgtgtatgtactggGTGCAGTACTCGTGTGTATGTACTGGGTGCAGAGTGTGTGTATTGGGGAGTGCTCCGTGTGCGTGTGCATGATGGGGCAATGTATACTGAGTGCTCACCCTGCAGCCCTAGAGTCTGCCCCAGATCTCAGTTCAATTTTCTCAAAGATGAGGCAGTTTTCAGGGGTGTAATGGACTCTGGGATCCCCTTtgcaggacagggggcaggaagTGTTGTGTGTTAGATGATGGGAGGAGCCACTGTGGGGTCTCTCTGAGAGGGCCAAGATGTCAGCACCTGAAGTTGTTGGAGCACTTTATGGCCTGGTCTTTACCAGGGTGCCTGCTTTGGGTTGCTGGAgatgggcggggggggggggggaggggacttgccctgatccagctctgctctgaAGCAGCTAGCTAAGAGGGTGGCAAGGATGGGGTTGGCAGGTCCCTTGTGGCTATGGTCTCCCAACAACCATTCCCCACCAATCctgctgcagccagaacccagcctgGCCTCAGGGATGGTCTTACCCGCTTGCTGGTCCCAAGGGCCATTCGTTCATTCTTGTATGTGTGCAGGGATTAACTCCTGGCCCTGTCCCAAGCCCTAAGGGCAAGGTGCCAGCTTCATGGAGCCAACGATAGGACACACAAGGTGAAGCAGTGGCTGGTCATGGCCCCTCTGGGTTAGTGTCTGGAGGATGTGTCAGGTGAGGGCAGGGGAGCCACAAGGTTGCCTGCTGCTGGGCATTCCCCCAGGAGGCCACTCATGGCAGGTAAGGTCAGAGCCGCCACTCGTGAGGTGGGGTCCCCACctgtcctcctgtccctcctCACAAGCAAGCCAGGACACTGGACAGTGGGTGCCCCCCACCAGCAGGGGCTCTGTCCTGCTAGGAtacagggggacttgggacatctgcaacGAGAGCAAAGGGCAAACTGTGAGGCCATGATGGGGCCAGTGTGTGCCAGGCTGAGGGTGGTGCAGGCTCAGTGCCAGGGGCTGAGTGGCCACCTAAGGGGTCAGAGTGTGCAGGGGAACAGAGGGACATCACACGTGTGTGAGCAGAAATGCAGTCCCTGGCCCAAGCCCCATCAGCCCCTCCAGTAGGTGACTGCTCCGGTTCATTTCTTATCTTTCTAAAGTTTCTGTGCATAAGCACAGGACACAGGTCTCCTGTCTTTTTATGCAGGAAGGTAGCACACCATTCCTGCCATCCTGGAAAGAGCTCTTTCACTTGCCAGGAGAGCCTTCTATACCCTTTTTTGTCTTTAAATCCACCTTACAATTTCACATCCTTTGGTTTGTCCAGCAATAATGtctataaaagatttatttatttttattgcaaagtcagatatacagaaaggagcagagacagagaggaatttcttccttccgatgattcactccccaagtgactgcaatggctggtgctatgccaatctgaagccaggagccaggaacctcctccaggtctcccacatgcgggtgcagggtcccaagactttgggccgtcctcgactgctttcccaggccacaagcagggagctggataggaagcagggctgcccagattagaactggggcccatatgggatcctggcatgtacaaagctaagacgttagccactaggccaccatgccgggcccagttaATAATTAATTCttaaattatttatctgaaaaacacaGAGCAGTCCCGAGTCCTGGGTCTCTCAgtgggcagaagccagaagccaggaactcaatctaggtctccaacgtgggtggcatgtgcccaactacttgagcctcTCAAAGTctgcactggtaggaagctggagtcaagttGGAACCAGGGATGAAATCCAGGCACATCAAAGTGGGATGCAGGCAAAAGCCTAAGTGTCCATCAACACATCAACAGATCCTCAGACCAAGAAATATTACTTAGCCTTAGGAAGGAAGTTCTTCACACGAGAGCTGTgactgggcatggaccaggtgtggctaggCTGCACTGTAGAGCCCCATTGTAAAAGCTAGAATGGGTATGGCCCAGTTGGGCAAGTCCATGgttcctgccaggataggaggtggactgagtCAGTCTGtaccaaggacccaccagtgtgtgagatctgccactggggggagacttgatagaggagcttcgggaactcctctgtcaggatgcagtccttgcaggtgagtgtaagagccaaggctgagagcaggTCAGGTctcggggcaggccaggctgggccagttcatatacCCACAGgcagatccgagaaccaggatggggtgcaggacaggcctggTAGAGCTgcaacactagccagttcacatcaggactgggacagggggctgggctggacagggggctaggtggcacccaccagcattagCTGGATCtgagggcagactgggccagccacgctacagcacccactggcaaaatcagaggcgggccatgccagactgagtgCAGCACCAACTAGTACATGTAAGGGTGGTGAGGGGAGAGTATGAGGCCGGGCAGGAGTGGGGGATTGTGGGAGCTCTTCTGCTGGACCATTGCCCCAACTGGTAAATGTGAAAACTGGGACCAGGGGCAGATCAGGATGGGCAGGCTGGTTGGGCCTTGCCACAGCATAGGCTGCCAAGGTTGGGTCTAGGGGCAAATTCTACCAAGCTAGACTGcggaaccacctggggagtgtcAGTGTCAGACCCAGTAGTTTGAGTGGACCCAGGAGGGAAATGGTGTACTGCAACAGCCCTGAACATtagagtcagggctgggggcaggactgaATAGACaggtgtggcacctgctggcatgagaaGGGGCTGAAAAGTGGGGTAAGTTGGGTTAAACTAGGTTTCAGTGCCCAAtaatgtgtacaagagctgaatgggatgtgaggcCTCTGCACATATTgtcaagcacaggaaccagggcagggggtgggcctggtgggggttattgggagttgctccaactaggctgcaggtcctgctggtgtatgtgagggctgagtgtgtggtgggcagggttgggctgggtcacagtacccattggtttatgtaagaggtagggctggagacagaaccgaCCCAACAATTGCAGCTACCCGTGGGTGTGTACATTGAAGTGGGTGACAGACAGAGTTGGACCccatactggctagcacacacgagagtcaggtctgggatcacttcagacaaggtttctttgggaatccccccaactgaatcactaaactcagaactccaatcatggggaAATTGCAAGAACTATGATCTGATTGTgccatgcatgtgtcagaactgggcctcctcagtggcttagacggagcagtggacggcatacccagatgcacatggaggatatggccgTCCATGGGAGCCTGCAGAGAATATCTGGTACCAAGcaaaggatggagggcagaatgaatcggtcaactacctcagccaagagttgacagcaaatttctgggtgaatggagacactagggtggactgtgtcagcaatGGACTTGGGAAGGTTTCTCTCATCCTTGTAGTCGcgggattgacatcatttcagaactgttgaaatcaCCTAAGCagagccctcagagcatgctccacattggggaccctgggatggcatcagatagctgttctccatccctggtactgaggcggttgggaggctaggtaCAGCTTCTCCTTAAatccccctttccccagatacaggaggaagaaaaaacaaattgtggaaacaatgatcacatccactttcccctaatcctcaaccctttccaccctaaccaattatgtaaacatcatcacaagcaaaatttaaaaaaggaagttcTTTGTGAATGCAAAGATTATTGTCTTCAGTGaaaaagtcagacacacacagcAAATCCTGTATGCTTCCACTTCTGTGAGGTCCCCAGAGTCTCTAAACTCAGTGCTAGGTCACAGAAGGGTGTctaccagggatgggggcaggcagggagatgtaaaaggcccggcatggtggcctagtggctaaagtcctcaccttatacacgccaggatcccatatggttcccagttctaatctgggcagccctgcttcctatccagctccctgcttgtggcctgggaaagcagtcgaggacggcccaaagtcttgggaccctgcacccgtgtgggagacttggaggaggttcttggctcctggcttcagattggcacagcaccggccattgcagtcactcgtggagtgaatcatcggacggaagatcttcctctctgtatatctgactttgcaataaaaacaaataaatcttaaaaaaaaaaaaaagatgtaaagaaTGCTGACAATaggagctggtgccatggtgtagcacACTAATCTTTCACCTGCAATACCGGTACCCATTTtggagccagttcaagtcttagctgctccacttctgattcagctccctgtctatggcctgggaaag
Encoded here:
- the RASGEF1C gene encoding ras-GEF domain-containing family member 1C, with translation MPRTLSASTVVSPGSHSPPTTEPTDGDQAGQPLLDGAPSSASLDTLIQHLVPTADYYPEKAYIFTFLLSSRLFIEPRELLARVCHLCIEQQQLDQPVLDKARVRKFGPKLLQLLTEWTETFPRDFQEEAAIGHLEDVVGRIAPCDEACGKRMHQLLQDLHQKLAALGRGTEGLLGIDKPISYRTKPQASIHRELLGVCSDPYTLAQQLTHVELERLRPIGPEEFVQAFVNKDPLASTKPCFGDKSSNLEAYVKWFNRLCYLVATEICMPAKKKQRAQVIEFFIDVARECFNIGNFNSLMAIISGMNMSPVSRLKKTWAKVKTAKFFILEHQMDPTGNFCNYRTALRGAAHRSLTAHSSREKIVIPFFSLLIKDIYFLNEGCANRLPNGHVNFEKFLELAKQVGEFITWKQVECPFEQDTSITHYLYTAPIFSEDGLYLASYESESPENQTEKDRWKSLRSSILGKT